From one Candidatus Rhodoluna planktonica genomic stretch:
- a CDS encoding PHP domain-containing protein, with translation MKIDLHAHSIRSDGKDSPTEVFEHAAAAGVEVLALTDHDTTSGWTEAAEAASRLGMTFVPGIEVTTRSEVWANNRRRFISVHLLAYLPDPNNEKLQSAMSQTLNFRENRAKLMVERLAEDFPITWDLVLAQLAEGATIGRPAIADAMVELGFGQSRSEVFRGPLHKDSKYYVSTETLDFFDAIGLVRDAGGVPVIAHPLGGAPEHLERGDLPEEHFEAAIEAGLAGFEVFHREVPQVAREWLLGLAQKHDLIVTGSSDYHGEHGKPNRLGENTTAPEMYQRIVETASGSKPLN, from the coding sequence ATGAAGATAGATTTGCACGCGCACTCGATTCGATCAGACGGTAAAGATTCACCAACCGAGGTTTTTGAGCATGCAGCCGCGGCGGGCGTTGAAGTTTTAGCGCTGACCGATCACGACACCACATCCGGCTGGACTGAGGCCGCCGAGGCCGCTAGCCGCCTTGGAATGACTTTTGTGCCGGGCATTGAGGTAACCACCCGCTCCGAGGTTTGGGCTAACAATCGCAGGCGGTTCATCAGCGTTCACCTGTTGGCATATCTGCCAGATCCCAATAATGAAAAATTGCAGTCGGCGATGTCGCAGACATTAAATTTTCGGGAAAACCGGGCCAAATTGATGGTTGAACGGCTCGCCGAAGATTTTCCAATCACCTGGGATTTAGTGTTAGCCCAACTGGCAGAAGGGGCAACTATCGGTCGCCCGGCCATCGCTGATGCAATGGTCGAATTGGGCTTTGGGCAGTCTCGCAGCGAAGTTTTTCGCGGGCCCTTGCATAAAGACAGCAAATACTATGTCTCGACCGAAACCCTAGATTTTTTTGATGCTATCGGTTTGGTTCGTGATGCTGGGGGAGTACCGGTAATCGCTCATCCTCTTGGCGGCGCACCCGAACATCTTGAACGCGGTGATTTGCCTGAAGAGCATTTTGAAGCCGCTATCGAAGCTGGTCTTGCCGGCTTTGAGGTCTTTCATCGCGAGGTGCCCCAAGTTGCACGCGAATGGTTGCTGGGACTAGCTCAGAAACATGACCTCATTGTCACCGGCTCAAGTGACTATCACGGTGAACATGGCAAGCCGAATCGACTCGGTGAGAACACTACTGCGCCAGAGATGTATCAGCGCATTGTCGAAACTGCCAGCGGAAGTAAACCGCTCAACTAG
- a CDS encoding aminopeptidase P family protein: MTDSTEQQREERNSNRSRTPHSAEFLSYISSGWANRPSVEISAWPVADFAQARRKSVHNAFPDRLIRIDAGETKTRSNDTEYRYRPHSAFSHLTGWGAQTVPGSVLLITPKGESVLFFRPTADRSSEEFFANSAIGEFWVGARPNLVAVSKSLALETRDLAELETWPGLDQALDLDDEKLAEFVSELRLIKDEFEIAEMRQAVDKSIIGFERVVSCLPTAVASKRGERVVETAFFSAAREFGHDLGYETIAAAGEHACILHWIINDGETKNDDLILVDAGVELESHYTADITRTLPISGTYSPIQRMIYEAVLEAADAAFAVVRPGIRFREVHAAAMKVIAAKTAEWGLLPVSAEESLKPEKQFHRRWMVHGTSHHLGMDVHDCAQARAEMYLDAELKPGMVFTIEPGLYFQPDDELVPAEFRGIGVRIEDDILVTETGAENLSAALPRAATDIENWMNSLLTK; encoded by the coding sequence ATGACTGACTCAACTGAACAGCAGCGCGAAGAACGCAACAGTAACCGTTCTCGAACACCGCACAGCGCCGAATTTTTGAGCTACATCTCTTCAGGCTGGGCCAATCGCCCCAGCGTCGAGATCAGCGCTTGGCCAGTTGCAGATTTTGCCCAAGCTCGTCGGAAGTCAGTTCACAACGCTTTTCCCGATCGCCTAATTCGAATTGACGCCGGGGAAACGAAAACGCGATCAAACGACACCGAATATCGGTATCGCCCGCACTCAGCATTCAGTCACCTGACCGGTTGGGGTGCACAAACAGTTCCCGGATCAGTTTTACTGATCACCCCAAAGGGCGAATCCGTTCTGTTTTTCAGACCCACTGCAGATCGAAGCTCTGAGGAATTTTTTGCAAACTCGGCCATCGGTGAATTCTGGGTTGGCGCCAGACCAAATTTGGTGGCCGTGTCAAAGTCTCTAGCACTTGAAACTCGTGATTTGGCAGAGCTGGAAACCTGGCCGGGCTTAGATCAGGCCTTGGACCTCGACGACGAAAAACTTGCCGAATTTGTCTCCGAATTGCGTTTGATCAAAGATGAATTCGAAATCGCCGAGATGCGCCAAGCAGTCGACAAATCGATCATCGGCTTTGAGCGTGTGGTTTCTTGCTTGCCGACAGCCGTGGCTTCAAAACGGGGTGAGCGCGTGGTTGAAACAGCATTTTTTAGTGCTGCGCGCGAATTTGGGCACGATCTCGGCTATGAAACGATTGCCGCCGCGGGCGAGCACGCCTGCATTTTGCACTGGATTATCAATGATGGTGAAACCAAGAACGATGACCTGATTTTGGTCGATGCCGGAGTGGAGCTTGAATCGCACTACACGGCTGACATAACCCGAACACTGCCGATTTCAGGTACCTATTCGCCGATCCAGAGAATGATTTACGAGGCGGTGCTCGAGGCTGCTGATGCCGCCTTCGCGGTGGTTCGTCCGGGTATTAGGTTTCGTGAGGTACACGCCGCGGCAATGAAAGTTATCGCTGCAAAAACTGCTGAGTGGGGCTTGCTACCGGTTAGCGCCGAAGAGTCGCTAAAGCCTGAAAAACAATTTCATCGACGCTGGATGGTGCATGGCACCAGCCACCACCTCGGGATGGACGTGCACGACTGCGCCCAGGCCAGAGCGGAAATGTACCTGGATGCAGAGTTGAAACCAGGCATGGTCTTTACCATCGAGCCCGGTCTTTATTTCCAACCAGATGACGAATTGGTGCCGGCAGAATTTCGCGGCATCGGTGTGCGCATCGAAGACGACATCCTGGTTACCGAAACCGGTGCAGAAAACCTATCGGCAGCACTGCCCCGCGCAGCCACCGACATTGAAAATTGGATGAACTCGCTGCTGACTAAATAG
- a CDS encoding general stress protein: MNKRSPNQPAAALPTGEVIAEFSDYAAAVAYVDKLIKQEFPAGAIAIVGKDLRTVERVRGKLSYARLAVAGASTGAWLGLIIGILFTSDPTASASVALQGVMQAVIMGAGIGMLFNVVRFSLTKNKRSWISQSQVVAANYQVQVPTDMANDAKAKASATETI, translated from the coding sequence GTGAACAAAAGAAGTCCAAATCAACCAGCCGCAGCACTGCCAACCGGTGAGGTAATCGCAGAGTTTTCTGACTACGCCGCCGCCGTTGCCTATGTCGACAAGCTCATCAAGCAAGAGTTTCCTGCGGGGGCAATTGCCATTGTCGGCAAAGATTTGCGCACCGTAGAACGCGTGCGCGGCAAGCTTTCGTACGCGCGTTTAGCTGTGGCCGGCGCCAGCACCGGTGCTTGGCTGGGCTTGATTATCGGCATATTGTTCACCTCAGACCCCACTGCCAGCGCCAGTGTTGCCTTGCAGGGCGTAATGCAGGCGGTCATCATGGGTGCCGGTATCGGCATGCTTTTCAACGTGGTCAGATTTAGCCTCACCAAAAATAAACGCAGTTGGATTTCCCAGTCGCAGGTTGTTGCCGCCAACTACCAAGTTCAGGTGCCGACAGATATGGCGAACGATGCAAAAGCTAAAGCGTCTGCAACCGAGACTATTTAG
- a CDS encoding magnesium transporter MgtE N-terminal domain-containing protein → MSATRVFVARLAGCGVFDPAGDRVGKVIDLLVAYRKSGAPKATGMLVEITGRRRVFVPISRVTSIAPGQVITTGLIDLRRFTQRGQEVRVIAEMLGRKVQLVDGSGEASIEDLAIELSKNRDWLVSELFLRRPKTSTSPFARGATLFAAWDLVREQAKGDENQSAQQLLATYSDLRPADLASALMDLPDERMLEVAEELDDERLADLLEELPEDEQIDIIQELDDERAAEVLDLMEPDDAADLMANLPEERTEAILELMDEEEAEDIRMLMQFDEFTAGGLMTTEPIICAADATVAEAMALIRRKEVAPVLAASVFVTLPPYETATGRYLGVVHFQKMLRYPPHERLGSLLDTELEPVSSDTHIKEIHRLLANYNLVALPVVDKENRLIGVVTVDDVLDHLLPDDWRTDEEAR, encoded by the coding sequence GTGAGCGCAACTAGAGTTTTCGTGGCCAGATTGGCAGGCTGCGGTGTCTTTGACCCAGCAGGTGACCGCGTAGGTAAGGTCATCGACCTACTAGTGGCCTACCGAAAATCGGGTGCTCCAAAAGCTACCGGCATGTTGGTCGAAATTACTGGGCGACGCAGAGTTTTTGTCCCGATTAGTCGAGTTACCTCGATAGCCCCAGGTCAGGTAATTACCACCGGACTAATTGACCTCAGACGTTTCACCCAGCGTGGCCAAGAAGTTCGAGTCATTGCTGAAATGTTGGGCCGCAAGGTTCAACTAGTCGACGGTTCCGGCGAAGCTTCGATTGAAGATTTGGCGATTGAACTAAGCAAAAATCGCGACTGGCTGGTTTCAGAACTATTTTTGAGAAGACCGAAAACTTCAACCTCGCCCTTCGCGCGCGGGGCAACCTTATTTGCCGCCTGGGATCTTGTTCGGGAACAGGCCAAGGGTGATGAAAACCAGAGTGCACAGCAATTGCTGGCAACCTATTCAGATTTGCGCCCAGCTGACTTGGCTTCGGCACTGATGGACCTCCCCGACGAGCGAATGCTTGAGGTTGCCGAAGAACTCGATGACGAGCGCCTGGCTGATTTGCTCGAAGAGCTTCCCGAAGATGAGCAAATCGACATCATTCAAGAACTTGATGACGAACGTGCCGCTGAAGTTCTTGACCTGATGGAACCAGATGATGCCGCCGACCTGATGGCAAACCTTCCCGAGGAACGCACCGAGGCAATTCTTGAACTGATGGACGAAGAAGAAGCTGAAGACATTCGAATGCTGATGCAATTCGATGAATTCACCGCGGGTGGTCTGATGACCACGGAGCCGATCATCTGTGCTGCCGACGCTACCGTTGCTGAGGCAATGGCCTTGATTCGCCGCAAAGAGGTGGCACCGGTTTTGGCCGCCAGCGTATTCGTCACCCTGCCCCCTTATGAAACGGCAACCGGTCGCTATCTGGGTGTGGTCCATTTCCAAAAAATGCTTCGCTATCCGCCCCATGAACGACTAGGGTCGTTGCTGGACACCGAACTTGAGCCGGTGTCGTCAGATACCCATATCAAAGAAATCCACCGCCTCTTGGCGAACTACAACTTGGTTGCCTTGCCGGTAGTCGATAAAGAAAATCGTCTAATTGGTGTGGTTACCGTGGATGACGTTTTAGATCACCTTTTGCCCGATGACTGGAGAACCGACGAGGAGGCTCGCTAA
- a CDS encoding DUF1003 domain-containing protein, whose translation MAKNRLDAPLRKRERFVPKIGIDRERFGRASEAFARAMGTGAFLIWMTVIIAVWLTWNTLAPEAAQFDPRGLNFTLLTLILSMQASYAAPLILLAQNRQDDRDRVKFEQDRQRAERNLADTEYLAREVVALRLALEEMATQDFVRDELRSSMRDLLEELRGDVSESKNGKKGK comes from the coding sequence ATGGCAAAAAACCGCCTAGACGCGCCTCTGCGCAAGCGTGAACGCTTTGTTCCAAAAATCGGAATCGACCGCGAGCGGTTTGGGCGCGCATCTGAGGCCTTTGCTCGGGCAATGGGCACCGGTGCATTTCTTATTTGGATGACGGTGATTATTGCCGTTTGGCTTACCTGGAACACTCTGGCGCCCGAAGCAGCTCAATTCGACCCACGCGGCCTGAACTTCACGCTGCTCACCCTAATTCTCTCGATGCAAGCCTCATACGCAGCACCGCTAATTCTGCTCGCTCAAAATCGACAGGATGACCGAGACCGAGTGAAGTTTGAGCAAGACCGGCAACGTGCAGAGCGTAACTTGGCGGACACCGAATACTTGGCTCGCGAGGTTGTCGCGCTTCGCCTGGCCTTAGAGGAGATGGCCACACAAGATTTTGTTCGAGACGAATTGCGATCATCCATGCGTGACCTTTTAGAAGAACTTCGCGGCGATGTTAGCGAAAGTAAAAACGGCAAAAAAGGCAAATGA
- a CDS encoding P-loop NTPase, with the protein MSATEVFSALSTVIDPELRLPITELNMVEFSDRKVTVKLTVAGCPAANRIEADVRAALSQFDLDIQMSVMTAAEREELKTKLRNGRAARVNPFDRESLTRIFLIGSGKGGVGKSSVTANLAVALAQLGHRVGLIDADIFGFSIPGQLGLTAKPTRVDDMILPPVFENGEHAVKVISIGMFVDTNQPIAWRGPMLHRAVEQFLIDVHWGDLDFLLVDLPPGTGDVAISIGQQLPTAKSIVVTTPQSAAADVAVRSGSVGLQTGQKVFGVIENMAWLEQPNGERLELFGAGGGAAVAKSLSELTGEPVAVVAQIPLSMALREGSDLGKPVVLANPHDAAAKAILDLAKKMSSEPIGLVGKRLRVSL; encoded by the coding sequence ATGAGCGCAACTGAAGTATTTTCCGCGCTGTCTACTGTCATCGATCCTGAACTTCGGTTACCGATTACCGAGCTCAACATGGTTGAGTTCAGCGACCGCAAAGTAACCGTAAAACTCACCGTTGCCGGATGCCCGGCAGCTAACCGAATTGAAGCCGATGTTCGCGCCGCGCTGAGCCAATTTGATCTCGATATTCAAATGTCTGTGATGACGGCCGCCGAACGAGAAGAACTCAAAACAAAACTGCGAAACGGCCGAGCCGCTCGGGTAAATCCCTTTGACCGCGAATCACTCACCAGAATTTTTCTGATTGGATCTGGCAAAGGCGGTGTCGGTAAATCATCGGTCACTGCAAATTTGGCTGTTGCTCTAGCTCAGTTGGGTCATCGCGTTGGTCTAATCGACGCTGATATTTTTGGCTTTTCAATTCCGGGACAGTTGGGCTTGACCGCGAAACCGACTCGGGTCGATGACATGATTTTGCCCCCCGTTTTCGAAAACGGCGAACACGCGGTGAAGGTCATTTCAATTGGCATGTTTGTTGACACGAATCAACCGATTGCCTGGCGCGGCCCGATGCTTCATCGAGCTGTCGAACAGTTCTTGATTGACGTTCACTGGGGCGATTTAGATTTTCTACTGGTTGACCTACCACCCGGCACCGGAGATGTTGCCATCAGCATCGGACAGCAATTACCCACGGCAAAATCTATCGTGGTGACCACACCGCAGAGTGCTGCGGCCGATGTTGCTGTTCGCAGCGGTTCAGTAGGTTTGCAAACCGGCCAAAAAGTCTTTGGTGTGATCGAAAATATGGCTTGGCTAGAACAACCAAATGGTGAACGCCTTGAGCTTTTTGGAGCCGGTGGCGGAGCTGCCGTGGCTAAATCGTTGAGCGAACTTACTGGTGAGCCGGTGGCCGTAGTTGCCCAAATTCCGCTCAGCATGGCCTTGCGCGAAGGCTCAGATTTAGGAAAACCCGTTGTCTTGGCTAACCCGCATGATGCCGCAGCAAAAGCAATCTTGGACTTGGCTAAAAAAATGAGTAGCGAGCCAATCGGACTGGTTGGAAAACGGCTTAGAGTTAGCCTGTGA
- a CDS encoding succinic semialdehyde dehydrogenase, which produces MSNSGISQLVSHLGNTAESIAVKNPATGKITYQLPQHTAAQVLEKFQLASHASKDWAATSVADRVEILKRWHKLVLANENKLLDLLQLETGKSRAHAFEEYLGAVTPVSYYASIAKKTLAPTRTKPGVPLLTKTYVRHEPIGVVGVITPWNYPLALTMLDVVPALVAGNTVLQKADNQTALTALFARSLAITAGIPENCWQIVTGPAAEVGNAIVDSVDYVAFTGSTATGRIVAQRAAGRLIGVSLELGGKNPMIVLESADVSRAAEIAIAGAVGSAGQLCVSIERVFVANAIKAEFLRAISSKLDQFQIGVSNDFSMDVGSLTGEAQLNRVSGFVADATAKGAKIISGGKALPQLGPHFYAPTVLTDVTEDANLFKAETFGPVISVTGFDRVEDAIAQANDTEYGLNASVVGDEREALAVAEKLSAGSVNINEGFRASFASMESPMGGMKASGLGRRNGPAGLLKYTEAKSIGISRGPIKLPYRAAQYKTLAPLMRLLLKYWR; this is translated from the coding sequence GTGAGCAACTCAGGAATCAGTCAATTAGTTTCCCATCTTGGCAACACCGCTGAATCAATAGCGGTGAAGAACCCCGCAACCGGGAAAATTACCTATCAACTTCCGCAGCACACTGCCGCGCAGGTTTTAGAAAAATTCCAATTGGCTTCGCATGCATCGAAAGACTGGGCCGCAACTTCGGTTGCCGATCGCGTTGAGATCTTGAAGCGCTGGCACAAGCTGGTCTTAGCCAACGAAAATAAACTGCTCGACCTATTGCAACTTGAGACTGGCAAGTCTCGAGCCCACGCCTTTGAAGAATATCTGGGAGCGGTAACCCCGGTTAGCTATTACGCCTCGATTGCAAAAAAGACCTTGGCCCCAACCCGAACTAAACCGGGTGTTCCACTGCTTACAAAAACCTATGTTCGGCATGAGCCAATCGGCGTAGTTGGTGTGATTACTCCTTGGAACTATCCACTCGCGCTCACCATGCTCGATGTGGTTCCCGCATTGGTGGCCGGCAATACCGTTTTACAAAAAGCAGACAATCAAACGGCTCTGACCGCTTTATTTGCTCGCAGTCTGGCAATTACCGCTGGCATCCCAGAAAATTGCTGGCAAATTGTCACCGGTCCGGCGGCCGAGGTGGGAAATGCAATTGTTGATAGCGTCGACTACGTGGCCTTCACCGGGTCAACCGCGACCGGAAGAATTGTGGCCCAACGAGCTGCCGGTCGACTAATTGGGGTTTCGCTTGAATTGGGCGGCAAAAACCCGATGATTGTGCTTGAGAGTGCCGATGTTTCGCGAGCTGCCGAAATCGCCATCGCCGGCGCAGTCGGCTCAGCTGGCCAACTCTGCGTCTCAATAGAACGTGTATTTGTAGCCAATGCAATCAAAGCTGAGTTTTTAAGGGCCATCAGTTCAAAACTCGACCAGTTTCAAATTGGCGTCTCAAACGACTTCAGCATGGATGTCGGTTCGTTGACTGGCGAAGCGCAATTGAATCGAGTATCCGGTTTTGTCGCGGATGCTACCGCCAAGGGCGCCAAGATTATCTCTGGCGGAAAAGCACTGCCTCAGCTTGGGCCACATTTCTATGCACCAACTGTGCTTACCGATGTGACCGAAGATGCCAACCTTTTCAAGGCTGAGACATTCGGGCCGGTAATTAGCGTGACTGGTTTTGACCGAGTTGAAGATGCCATCGCTCAAGCAAACGACACCGAATACGGTCTCAACGCATCCGTGGTGGGAGATGAGCGTGAAGCACTAGCGGTAGCCGAGAAACTGTCCGCTGGCAGCGTGAACATCAACGAAGGGTTCCGTGCCAGCTTTGCGTCAATGGAGTCGCCGATGGGAGGCATGAAAGCTTCTGGCCTGGGCCGAAGAAATGGCCCGGCTGGTTTGCTGAAATACACCGAGGCAAAGAGTATTGGCATCTCGCGTGGGCCGATTAAATTGCCGTACCGGGCTGCCCAGTACAAGACTTTGGCACCACTTATGCGCCTACTGCTGAAATACTGGCGCTAA
- a CDS encoding Sec-independent protein translocase TatB, producing MFGLSGEKLLILGLIAVFILGPNRLPYYSQQLAKFIKSAKRMADNAKGQLESEIGQEVDWKKLDPRQYDPRRIIRDALAEDINLNSTAKPASKPVQKLAPGEAAPFDNEAT from the coding sequence GTGTTTGGACTTAGTGGCGAGAAACTTCTCATCCTCGGCTTAATTGCCGTTTTTATCTTGGGCCCGAACCGTCTGCCTTACTACTCGCAGCAGTTGGCGAAATTCATCAAATCGGCTAAACGCATGGCCGATAACGCCAAGGGTCAGCTCGAGAGTGAAATCGGTCAAGAAGTTGATTGGAAAAAACTTGATCCAAGACAGTACGATCCTCGACGCATTATTCGGGACGCTCTAGCCGAAGACATCAACCTAAATTCAACAGCTAAGCCGGCTTCAAAACCAGTTCAAAAACTTGCTCCGGGCGAAGCCGCGCCGTTTGACAACGAAGCAACCTAA
- a CDS encoding O-methyltransferase gives MVDKISSWKYTEEFAVESEVIRAARARAEELGVECITAATGAQLALLVSAMGAKAIVEVGTGTGVSGLWLLQASSQAVLATIDSDTDNQSAAKKAFSDAKIATNRTRVISGKAVDVMSNMADSAYDLVFLDADRETLEDQLREAVRLLRPHGVVAISHALWRDRVPDPAMRDEATSVHRDILRYFKVNEDFVTALLPIGDGLLLASKRV, from the coding sequence ATGGTCGACAAAATTTCGAGCTGGAAGTACACCGAAGAGTTCGCTGTCGAAAGCGAGGTTATTCGCGCAGCTAGAGCACGTGCCGAGGAACTCGGTGTCGAATGCATTACCGCGGCTACCGGCGCGCAACTGGCACTTTTGGTCAGCGCCATGGGCGCCAAGGCAATTGTCGAGGTGGGTACCGGAACCGGCGTTAGCGGATTGTGGCTGCTGCAAGCTTCGAGCCAGGCTGTTTTAGCCACAATCGACAGCGATACCGACAACCAATCCGCTGCAAAAAAGGCATTCAGCGATGCCAAAATAGCGACCAATCGCACGCGTGTAATCTCAGGAAAAGCGGTTGACGTCATGTCTAACATGGCCGACTCTGCCTACGACCTGGTTTTTCTAGATGCTGACCGTGAGACTCTCGAAGACCAATTGCGCGAAGCAGTTCGATTGCTGCGGCCACACGGAGTGGTTGCTATTTCTCACGCACTTTGGCGTGATCGCGTGCCAGATCCCGCAATGCGCGATGAAGCGACCTCGGTCCACCGCGACATCCTGCGTTACTTCAAAGTAAACGAAGACTTTGTCACGGCGCTGTTACCGATTGGCGATGGCTTGCTGCTGGCTAGCAAGCGAGTCTAG
- a CDS encoding DUF3117 domain-containing protein, producing the protein MAAMKPRTGDGPMEAEREPRGLIVLRVPLEGGGRLVVSVNEEEAKNLHSVLEGVIKK; encoded by the coding sequence ATGGCAGCAATGAAGCCACGGACCGGCGACGGACCCATGGAGGCAGAACGTGAGCCTCGAGGTCTAATCGTTTTGCGTGTGCCTCTTGAGGGCGGTGGGCGTTTGGTCGTCTCGGTTAACGAGGAAGAGGCCAAGAACCTACACAGCGTTCTTGAGGGCGTAATTAAGAAATAG
- the dapE gene encoding succinyl-diaminopimelate desuccinylase — translation MTELNLEADVVELTRDICDIESVSGNERELADAIEAALKKYSHLEVIRDADAIIAKTNLGKASRVIIAGHIDTVPVAENLPVQLLSMEREQVLWGRGTVDMKAGVAVQLKLAATIVEPNVDVTWVFYDHEEVDAALNGLGRIARNQPQLLQADFAVLCEPTAAELEGGCNGTLRIELRTTGVKAHSARPWMGKNAIHDLAGALQILADYQPQTITVDGLDYRESLNAVLVSGGIASNVIPDEALLTINYRFAPNKTAVEAGNYIIELFKDFSVEIVDAADGARPGLDRPEAQAFLAATKTKPRPKYGWTDVARFTALGIPAVNYGPGDPNKAHADDENVPVSQIYACESGLRDWLTA, via the coding sequence GTGACCGAACTAAACCTAGAAGCCGACGTTGTTGAGCTAACTCGCGACATTTGCGACATCGAATCTGTTTCGGGAAACGAGCGTGAACTAGCCGACGCGATCGAAGCAGCCCTGAAAAAGTATTCTCACCTTGAGGTTATTAGAGACGCGGACGCCATCATCGCCAAAACAAACCTTGGCAAAGCTTCTAGAGTAATCATCGCCGGGCACATTGATACCGTGCCGGTTGCAGAAAACCTGCCGGTTCAGCTGCTATCTATGGAGCGTGAGCAGGTGTTGTGGGGTCGCGGCACGGTCGACATGAAAGCAGGTGTCGCTGTCCAATTGAAATTGGCTGCCACCATAGTTGAGCCCAACGTAGACGTCACCTGGGTTTTTTATGACCACGAGGAAGTAGATGCTGCGCTGAATGGCCTAGGCCGAATCGCGCGCAACCAACCGCAACTGTTGCAAGCCGACTTCGCTGTACTCTGTGAGCCAACCGCAGCCGAGTTAGAGGGTGGCTGTAACGGCACCCTTCGCATTGAACTTCGCACCACAGGCGTTAAAGCACACTCTGCTCGTCCCTGGATGGGCAAAAATGCCATCCACGATCTGGCTGGTGCCCTGCAAATATTGGCTGATTACCAACCTCAAACCATTACGGTGGATGGCCTTGACTATCGTGAAAGCCTTAATGCTGTGCTGGTCAGTGGCGGTATCGCCAGCAACGTCATTCCCGATGAGGCACTGCTCACCATCAACTATCGATTCGCACCCAATAAGACCGCGGTTGAAGCCGGCAACTACATCATCGAACTGTTCAAAGATTTTTCGGTGGAAATTGTTGATGCCGCCGATGGCGCCCGCCCGGGGCTTGACCGACCCGAAGCGCAAGCATTTTTGGCAGCTACCAAAACTAAACCGCGGCCAAAATACGGCTGGACCGATGTTGCTCGATTCACCGCCTTGGGCATCCCAGCGGTAAATTACGGCCCAGGAGACCCAAACAAAGCCCACGCCGATGACGAAAATGTCCCGGTGAGTCAGATTTACGCTTGCGAAAGCGGTTTGCGCGATTGGCTAACCGCTTAG
- the dapD gene encoding 2,3,4,5-tetrahydropyridine-2,6-dicarboxylate N-succinyltransferase, whose translation MTEAAFIDSKAWGHGLATVAANGQVLDVWYPNPILGAAPTDDSLWVVPKELDALVGEDARRRVSIQWLRTEIDLTQPVASTADAYLRLHLLSHLLVQPNTINLEGLIPNLPIVAFTNVGPVALEDLETLRPALTRAGISVYAIDKFPRLVDYVTPKKVRIADASRVRLGAHLSPGTTIMHEGFVNFNAGTLGSSMVEGRISQGVVIGDGSDVGGGASIMGTLSGGGRERVKIGARALLGANSGVGISIGDDSVVEAGLYVTAGTKVTIIEGSQERSVKAVELSGVPNLLFRRNSVTGRVEVLPRSGAGVTLNSVLHA comes from the coding sequence ATGACTGAAGCAGCGTTCATCGATTCAAAGGCCTGGGGCCATGGTTTAGCAACGGTGGCCGCTAACGGCCAAGTTCTCGATGTTTGGTATCCGAATCCAATTCTGGGTGCCGCCCCAACTGACGATTCGCTTTGGGTGGTTCCTAAAGAACTGGATGCACTGGTGGGCGAGGATGCTCGGCGCCGAGTGTCGATTCAATGGCTGCGCACCGAAATTGACCTAACCCAACCGGTTGCTTCTACAGCTGACGCCTACCTGCGCCTTCACCTGCTGTCACATCTTTTGGTGCAGCCGAACACTATAAATCTCGAAGGTTTGATTCCGAATTTGCCGATTGTTGCGTTCACCAATGTTGGCCCAGTTGCCTTAGAAGACCTCGAAACTTTGCGTCCGGCTTTGACTCGAGCTGGCATCTCGGTCTACGCAATCGATAAATTTCCCCGACTGGTCGACTACGTTACTCCGAAAAAAGTGCGTATTGCCGATGCCTCTCGGGTGCGACTTGGTGCTCATCTGAGCCCTGGGACAACAATCATGCACGAGGGTTTTGTCAACTTCAACGCTGGAACACTCGGCAGTTCAATGGTTGAAGGACGCATTTCTCAAGGTGTTGTGATCGGCGATGGCAGCGACGTTGGCGGCGGAGCATCAATTATGGGCACGCTTTCCGGTGGCGGCAGAGAGCGAGTGAAAATTGGAGCCCGGGCACTGCTGGGAGCAAACTCGGGAGTTGGCATCTCAATCGGCGATGACAGTGTTGTTGAGGCTGGTCTTTATGTAACTGCGGGCACCAAGGTAACCATCATCGAGGGCAGCCAAGAGCGTTCGGTGAAGGCGGTTGAACTCTCCGGCGTTCCAAACCTGCTATTCCGCCGAAACTCAGTAACCGGTCGGGTCGAGGTTCTCCCCCGATCAGGTGCCGGGGTAACACTCAACAGCGTGTTGCACGCCTAA